A genomic segment from Bradyrhizobium sp. CB1015 encodes:
- a CDS encoding site-specific integrase translates to MRELKSEEGDALDGAMRDDYEPFFGFARACGMRFKECVTLRWSEVDFGTRQIVRIGKGGRRVVFPITPAIREILFPLQGQHPEFVFTYIAIYGNKRLGRVRGKRYPLTYTGAKTAWQRLRANSGLADFRFHDFRHDFGTKLLRDSGNLKLVQKALNHRDIKSTLRYAHVLDEDVAEAVERLAESRKKSRSKLLDAG, encoded by the coding sequence GCGGGACGATTATGAGCCGTTCTTCGGGTTCGCTCGGGCCTGCGGCATGCGCTTTAAGGAATGCGTTACGCTGAGGTGGTCCGAGGTGGACTTCGGCACCCGGCAAATCGTCCGCATAGGCAAAGGCGGCCGGCGTGTGGTGTTCCCGATCACGCCAGCCATTCGCGAGATCCTTTTCCCGCTGCAGGGCCAGCACCCCGAGTTCGTATTTACCTACATTGCCATCTACGGAAATAAGCGGCTGGGTAGGGTGAGGGGGAAGCGCTACCCTCTGACCTACACTGGCGCCAAGACCGCCTGGCAGCGCCTCAGGGCCAATTCTGGGCTGGCCGATTTTCGGTTTCACGACTTCCGTCATGACTTCGGGACCAAGCTTCTTCGCGACAGCGGTAACCTCAAGCTGGTGCAAAAGGCGCTGAATCACCGGGATATCAAAAGTACCCTGAGATACGCGCACGTGCTGGACGAGGACGTTGCCGAAGCGGTCGAGCGGCTCGCAGAGTCCCGGAAAAAGTCCCGGAGTAAGCTCCTGGATGCTGGTTAA